Proteins co-encoded in one Thermomicrobiales bacterium genomic window:
- a CDS encoding divalent metal cation transporter produces the protein MIHVGRLYHRVDQQSIPLRMTMQYSDTRLLARAETDDVSMRRRLDKVDTRMTRASRRMRADIGALGPGLITGVADDDPSGISTYTVTGATQGYQLLWLSIVTLPMIIAVQSICARIGIVRGQGLAQTIGERYGRGWLIPVVGLLFIANVVNIGADILAIAAVTDMLTSIPTRWLVAPIGIGIALVQVIVPYPRFARYLKVLTLVIFAYVIGAFFANPDWGAALRGTFVPAADWSGPGLQTIVAVLGTTISPYLFFWQASAEVEEEEQMGIVAGKADPGEISPIIRGARLDISLGMLLSNIGFYFVVLTSAATLFASGQTNIQTAEQAAEALRPLAGNAASILFAVGIIGTGLLAIPTMAGSVAYAAAELFGWPEGLNNTFRRAPQFYSVIALATLLGIAMTFTSLGEIRALYLSAILNGLIAPLLLVVIMLLAGDRAVLGQFTAGRTVRFIGWTTTIAMLVVAIVMLIGLIPT, from the coding sequence ATGATCCACGTTGGACGACTCTACCATCGCGTCGACCAGCAGTCAATACCCTTGCGAATGACGATGCAGTATTCTGACACCCGACTTCTCGCTCGAGCGGAGACAGACGACGTGAGCATGCGGCGGCGCCTCGACAAGGTCGACACACGCATGACACGAGCGTCGCGCCGCATGCGCGCGGATATCGGCGCCCTCGGGCCAGGGCTGATCACCGGGGTCGCGGACGACGATCCCTCCGGCATCTCGACGTACACCGTTACCGGCGCAACCCAGGGCTACCAGCTCCTCTGGCTCAGCATTGTCACGTTGCCGATGATCATCGCGGTGCAGAGTATCTGCGCTCGGATCGGGATCGTCCGCGGGCAGGGCCTGGCGCAGACGATTGGCGAACGCTACGGCCGTGGCTGGCTCATCCCGGTCGTGGGGCTGCTATTCATCGCGAACGTGGTCAATATCGGCGCCGACATCCTGGCTATCGCGGCGGTCACCGACATGCTGACATCGATCCCTACTCGCTGGTTGGTCGCGCCGATCGGCATCGGGATCGCGCTCGTTCAGGTTATCGTCCCCTACCCACGGTTCGCCCGCTATCTGAAGGTTCTGACACTGGTTATCTTCGCCTACGTCATCGGCGCGTTCTTCGCGAATCCGGACTGGGGAGCCGCACTCCGTGGGACGTTCGTGCCAGCGGCGGACTGGTCGGGGCCCGGGCTCCAGACCATCGTCGCCGTCCTCGGAACGACGATCTCGCCCTACCTGTTCTTCTGGCAAGCGTCGGCGGAGGTCGAAGAGGAGGAGCAGATGGGCATCGTAGCCGGGAAAGCCGATCCTGGAGAGATCTCGCCGATTATCCGGGGCGCTCGCCTGGATATCTCGCTCGGCATGCTGCTGTCGAACATCGGCTTCTACTTCGTCGTTCTCACTTCGGCAGCGACGCTCTTCGCCAGTGGCCAGACCAACATCCAGACGGCGGAACAAGCAGCCGAGGCGCTGCGGCCACTGGCCGGCAACGCGGCCTCGATCCTGTTCGCCGTCGGCATCATCGGCACAGGTCTGCTGGCGATCCCGACGATGGCCGGATCGGTCGCCTACGCGGCAGCCGAGCTGTTCGGCTGGCCCGAGGGGCTGAACAACACGTTCCGCCGCGCGCCGCAGTTCTATTCCGTTATCGCACTGGCAACGCTTCTTGGCATCGCGATGACCTTCACGAGCCTCGGTGAGATCCGCGCCCTGTATCTGTCAGCCATCCTCAACGGGCTGATCGCGCCGCTACTGCTCGTTGTCATCATGCTGCTGGCCGGCGACCGGGCGGTGCTCGGGCAGTTCACCGCCGGCCGGACTGTCAGGTTCATCGGTTGGACGACGACCATCGCGATGCTTGTCGTCGCGATCGTGATGCTGATCGGGCTGATCCCGACCTGA
- a CDS encoding DUF2231 domain-containing protein: protein MRSRARLFGHPIHQQLIVFPLGLLATATLFDIINRIFGWTSLSAAAYYMIAAGIIAGLIAAVFGFIDWTAIPNGTRAKRVGLTHGASMFVAVVLFIIAWFLHDHSNPSALALVLQIVGSGIAVVGGWLGGELVDHLGIGVEPGANPDAAGSFDHEPAGDGGLAHG, encoded by the coding sequence ATGCGCAGCAGAGCACGACTTTTCGGCCATCCGATTCACCAACAGCTGATCGTCTTCCCGCTGGGACTTCTGGCGACGGCGACACTGTTCGACATCATCAACCGGATCTTCGGCTGGACCAGCCTCTCAGCGGCTGCGTACTACATGATCGCGGCTGGAATCATCGCCGGCCTCATTGCCGCCGTATTCGGATTCATTGACTGGACTGCAATCCCCAACGGGACGCGGGCGAAGCGGGTCGGGCTGACCCACGGCGCGAGCATGTTCGTTGCCGTCGTCCTGTTCATCATCGCCTGGTTCCTGCACGACCACAGCAACCCATCGGCGTTGGCGCTCGTCCTCCAGATCGTCGGCTCAGGCATCGCGGTCGTCGGCGGCTGGCTCGGCGGCGAGCTGGTCGACCACCTCGGCATCGGCGTTGAGCCGGGCGCAAACCCCGACGCCGCTGGCTCGTTCGATCACGAGCCGGCCGGCGACGGTGGGCTGGCCCACGGCTGA
- a CDS encoding glycoside hydrolase family 15 protein — protein MTPHTRAAGGSCPPAAYPPISDYSLIGNCRSAALIGRDGAIDWLCWPRFDSNAIFAAILDQGRGGTFRIRPVGDAEIQRRYLPGTAIVETTYRTSGGACVVRDLMPVVDERDKRTMLVPEHEILREIEGLAGEVVIEVEYAPRPGFGLDSLRLVDRHGFGIWCEAGGALYLQSDIPLTISRDGQTASGSAPVQAGQRRYLSLGFSSDGPAVIPPLGDAARERIERAGAWWSAWAGRCQYDGPYREAVVRSAITLKLLTFAPSGAIIAAPTTSLPEQPGGDKNWDYRFCWLRDASFTVRALYDLGYTEEAEAFVSWTLHSTRLSWPNLRVLYDVYGRQPRGERELQHLEGFAQSQPVRVGNGAQGQLQLDVYGEVIDAAWQLVARGGKIDRQTATLLRGLGETVCRRWREPDSGIWEPRGPLQHHTHSKLLCWVALDRLLALQHTQGFELPVARFVAERSAIRAAIEQQAFNPRLDAYAGALGGDQLDASVLTIPLYGFVDASSLRMRSTWAAVDRQLGNGAFVYRYRTPGEVPDEGTFAICAFWAIQCQAKSGDQAGATARFDRLLACANDVGLLAEEIDPRDGAALGNFPQGFSHIGLINAALALSAPPAQRDVPTHMPNIMEAGLT, from the coding sequence ATGACGCCGCATACGCGGGCGGCGGGCGGCTCATGCCCACCCGCCGCCTATCCGCCGATTTCCGACTACAGCCTGATCGGCAACTGCCGGAGCGCCGCGCTGATCGGGCGCGACGGCGCGATCGACTGGCTCTGCTGGCCTCGCTTCGATAGCAACGCCATCTTCGCCGCGATCCTCGACCAGGGTCGCGGCGGCACGTTTCGCATTCGACCAGTCGGGGACGCTGAGATTCAGCGCCGCTATCTGCCCGGCACGGCCATCGTCGAGACCACCTACCGCACGTCTGGTGGCGCATGCGTCGTGCGTGACCTGATGCCGGTCGTGGACGAACGAGACAAGCGCACGATGCTCGTGCCGGAGCACGAGATCCTCCGGGAGATCGAAGGGCTGGCCGGCGAGGTCGTCATCGAGGTCGAATATGCCCCCCGACCCGGTTTCGGGCTTGACAGCCTCCGGCTCGTCGATCGCCATGGTTTCGGAATCTGGTGCGAGGCGGGCGGCGCGCTTTACTTGCAGAGCGATATCCCCCTTACGATCAGTCGTGACGGGCAAACCGCATCGGGCAGTGCGCCCGTGCAAGCGGGGCAGCGGCGGTATCTCTCGCTCGGCTTCTCCAGCGACGGGCCGGCGGTCATTCCTCCGCTCGGCGACGCGGCGCGCGAGCGGATCGAGCGCGCGGGCGCGTGGTGGAGCGCGTGGGCCGGCCGCTGTCAGTACGACGGACCGTATCGCGAAGCGGTCGTCCGCAGCGCGATCACGCTCAAGCTCCTGACGTTCGCCCCGTCCGGCGCAATCATCGCCGCGCCGACGACGTCACTCCCCGAACAACCCGGCGGCGACAAGAACTGGGACTATCGCTTCTGCTGGCTCCGCGATGCTTCCTTCACCGTCCGGGCACTCTACGATCTTGGCTACACAGAAGAGGCAGAGGCGTTCGTGAGCTGGACGCTGCATTCGACACGACTCTCGTGGCCGAACCTTCGGGTACTTTACGATGTCTACGGCCGGCAACCGCGGGGCGAGCGAGAGCTTCAGCATCTCGAAGGATTCGCGCAGTCCCAGCCGGTGCGTGTCGGCAATGGCGCGCAGGGGCAGTTACAGCTCGATGTCTACGGAGAGGTAATTGACGCCGCATGGCAGCTCGTCGCGCGCGGCGGCAAGATCGACCGGCAGACAGCGACGCTGCTTCGCGGGCTGGGGGAGACGGTCTGCCGGCGCTGGCGCGAGCCCGACAGTGGCATCTGGGAGCCGCGCGGCCCGCTTCAGCACCACACCCACTCGAAGCTGCTGTGCTGGGTCGCGCTCGACCGGCTGCTGGCGCTCCAGCACACGCAGGGGTTCGAGCTCCCGGTCGCGCGGTTCGTCGCCGAGCGGAGCGCAATTCGCGCTGCGATCGAACAGCAGGCATTCAATCCGCGGCTGGACGCCTATGCCGGAGCATTGGGCGGCGATCAGCTGGACGCCAGCGTCCTGACGATACCGCTCTACGGCTTCGTCGACGCCAGCAGCCTGCGGATGCGCTCGACGTGGGCAGCGGTGGATCGGCAGCTGGGCAACGGCGCATTCGTCTACCGCTATCGGACGCCGGGGGAAGTGCCCGACGAGGGAACGTTCGCCATCTGCGCCTTCTGGGCGATCCAGTGCCAGGCGAAATCCGGCGACCAGGCTGGCGCGACCGCACGCTTCGATCGGCTACTCGCCTGCGCCAATGACGTCGGGCTCCTCGCCGAGGAGATCGACCCGCGCGACGGCGCAGCGCTGGGCAACTTCCCGCAAGGGTTCAGCCACATCGGCCTGATCAACGCTGCGCTGGCGCTCTCCGCGCCGCCGGCGCAGCGCGATGTTCCCACGCATATGCCGAACATAATGGAAGCCGGGCTAACTTGA
- a CDS encoding FAD-dependent oxidoreductase, with protein MANGIVVIGAGIAGGRAVEALRKEGFEGNITLVGAEPELPYERPPLSKGFMTGEIAEGAFTITSAEQYADQRIDARLGRQATSLDPTSKSVTLDDGETLEYDQLLIVTGASPRRMTVPGHELAGIHYLRTLADSRAIRDDLANAENVAIAGMGFIGAELAASARTLGKHVTTIESQPVPLAPALGHEVAERIVGIHRSHGVEMFTGERVTGFEGNGRVQRVVMASGHAVPCDMVVVGIGVIPNTQWLEGSGIEIENGIVVDEYCRTSLPDVFAAGDVANWWSQRYGRRLRIEHFDHAGNQAVAAAKVMLGQDKPYDPVPYFWSDHYDISLQVAGTTRDHDEVIFRGAVASGSWSAFYLASGELRAALSANRFKDFSAGRRMLRAGTPVTADQLADESIELKTLLA; from the coding sequence ATGGCTAACGGTATTGTCGTAATCGGCGCGGGGATTGCTGGTGGTAGAGCAGTCGAAGCGCTCCGAAAAGAAGGGTTCGAGGGAAACATTACCCTGGTCGGTGCAGAGCCGGAGTTGCCCTACGAGCGTCCCCCTCTTTCCAAGGGGTTCATGACAGGCGAGATTGCAGAGGGTGCGTTCACCATCACGTCCGCCGAGCAATATGCCGATCAACGCATCGATGCCCGACTGGGCCGGCAGGCTACAAGCCTCGATCCGACGAGCAAGAGCGTGACACTGGACGACGGTGAGACGTTGGAATACGACCAGTTGCTGATCGTAACCGGCGCTTCACCAAGGCGGATGACGGTCCCGGGCCACGAGCTCGCCGGCATCCACTACCTGCGCACCCTGGCCGATTCACGGGCGATCCGCGACGACCTTGCCAACGCTGAGAACGTGGCGATTGCCGGGATGGGATTCATCGGCGCTGAGCTCGCGGCATCGGCTCGCACACTCGGCAAACATGTGACGACGATTGAGTCACAGCCTGTGCCGCTGGCGCCCGCGCTGGGCCACGAGGTGGCCGAGCGGATCGTCGGTATCCATCGCAGCCACGGCGTCGAGATGTTTACCGGCGAGAGAGTTACCGGCTTCGAGGGCAATGGCCGAGTCCAGCGGGTTGTCATGGCTTCTGGCCACGCCGTTCCTTGCGACATGGTTGTCGTGGGAATCGGGGTCATACCGAACACACAGTGGCTCGAGGGGTCGGGGATCGAGATCGAGAACGGCATCGTCGTCGATGAATACTGCCGGACGAGCCTGCCAGATGTTTTCGCGGCCGGTGATGTCGCCAACTGGTGGAGCCAACGGTACGGTCGACGGCTGCGAATCGAGCACTTCGACCACGCCGGCAACCAGGCGGTTGCGGCGGCGAAGGTGATGCTCGGGCAGGATAAGCCGTACGACCCGGTGCCGTATTTCTGGTCCGACCACTACGACATCAGCCTGCAGGTGGCCGGCACGACTCGCGATCACGACGAGGTGATCTTCCGAGGCGCCGTTGCCAGCGGGTCGTGGTCGGCGTTCTATCTCGCGAGCGGCGAGCTACGCGCGGCATTGTCCGCGAACCGATTCAAGGATTTCTCGGCGGGACGGAGGATGCTACGGGCCGGCACGCCCGTCACCGCCGACCAGCTTGCCGACGAAAGCATCGAGCTGAAGACGTTACTCGCCTGA
- a CDS encoding DinB family protein has translation MNDGLVDAFNHSAWATNLVLDTCRGLSDEQLSSAVTGTYGSIIATLRHIVSSEASYYRRLSGEDVSWHNDEIESADIATLTTHAEDMADRWQRFLATPFDAERTFIVPWDEGVERDVPAGVVLAQALHHAGEHRTQVCTTLTAIGVPPLELGVWEFAEATNRALVRTG, from the coding sequence ATGAATGACGGATTGGTCGATGCCTTCAACCATAGCGCCTGGGCGACGAACCTCGTCCTCGATACATGCCGCGGCCTGTCAGACGAGCAGCTGAGCTCGGCAGTGACCGGCACCTACGGCAGCATCATCGCCACGCTGCGCCATATCGTGTCCAGCGAGGCGAGCTATTATCGGCGGCTCTCCGGAGAGGACGTGAGCTGGCACAACGACGAGATCGAATCGGCAGACATCGCCACACTGACAACGCACGCGGAGGACATGGCCGACCGCTGGCAGCGCTTCCTTGCCACGCCGTTCGATGCCGAGCGGACATTCATCGTTCCCTGGGACGAGGGAGTCGAGCGCGATGTGCCGGCCGGCGTCGTGCTCGCTCAGGCGCTGCACCACGCGGGCGAGCATCGCACCCAGGTCTGCACGACGCTGACGGCGATCGGCGTGCCGCCGCTGGAGCTGGGCGTCTGGGAGTTTGCCGAGGCCACGAACCGCGCGCTGGTGCGAACAGGCTGA